Proteins encoded in a region of the Campylobacter sp. MIT 99-7217 genome:
- a CDS encoding response regulator transcription factor gives MSNSKARILIIEDDEDLSQLLALKLRSNTYDIVTLFDFVGIEDLLSKESFDLVLIDRNLPSGDSLEKLKILRKKGFIEPVIFLTAKTLHEDLLDGFEGGCDDYICKPFKFNELLVRIKALLKRSQRVFDKLNFKNFILDLENRNLFHDDREIKLSNLEFELLKCFFENQNTLLSRQFLSENVWQNDLTSDKSINIALSRLKNKLPQIKTHILSIRGVGYKLC, from the coding sequence ATGTCGAACTCTAAGGCTCGTATTCTCATCATAGAAGATGATGAAGATTTAAGCCAACTACTAGCCTTAAAACTTAGATCAAATACTTATGACATAGTAACGCTTTTTGATTTTGTGGGTATTGAGGATTTATTAAGTAAAGAAAGCTTTGATCTTGTGCTCATAGATAGAAATTTACCTAGTGGTGATAGCCTTGAAAAACTAAAGATTTTAAGAAAAAAAGGCTTTATAGAACCTGTTATTTTTCTCACAGCAAAAACCTTACATGAGGACTTACTTGATGGCTTTGAAGGTGGGTGCGATGATTATATTTGCAAACCCTTTAAATTTAATGAACTGCTTGTTCGTATCAAAGCTTTGCTAAAACGAAGTCAAAGAGTATTTGATAAGCTTAATTTCAAAAATTTTATCTTAGATCTTGAAAATAGAAATTTATTCCATGATGATCGAGAAATCAAACTTTCAAACCTAGAATTTGAGCTTTTAAAATGTTTTTTTGAAAATCAAAATACACTTCTTAGTCGCCAATTTTTAAGCGAAAATGTTTGGCAAAACGATCTTACTAGCGATAAAAGCATTAACATAGCTCTATCAAGACTTAAAAATAAGCTTCCCCAAATCAAAACCCATATACTAAGCATAAGAGGTGTGGGCTATAAACTATGCTAA
- the dcm gene encoding DNA (cytosine-5-)-methyltransferase, whose protein sequence is MLNFIDLFAGVGGFHLAIKQAYKTFNNNTQKLKCIFASEIDINASKTYALNFPNTPLFGDITDMKNQNKIAKDFDILCAGFPCQAFSIAGYQRGFKDTRGTLFFEIAKIAKKHKPKVLLLENVKNLKTHDNGNTFKIIKTTLTNLGYVVYYDILNSATHANIPQNRERIFIVAFDTKEVKNHKDFTFPQPIKLAKTIHSCLDLQKQDDIFYYTPKSKYYDWLVRDLIKKDTIYQLRRIYVRENKSNLCPTLTANMGTGGHNVPLIKDDFGIRKLTPRECFNFQGYPPSFKLPDIANSKLYMQAGNSITLPLVTRVVENIFKVLV, encoded by the coding sequence ATGCTTAACTTTATCGATTTGTTTGCAGGTGTTGGTGGGTTTCATTTAGCTATAAAACAAGCTTACAAAACTTTTAATAACAATACACAGAAACTAAAATGTATATTTGCAAGTGAAATCGATATAAATGCTAGTAAAACTTATGCTCTAAATTTCCCTAATACACCGCTTTTTGGTGATATTACAGATATGAAAAATCAAAATAAAATTGCTAAAGATTTTGATATTTTATGTGCTGGGTTTCCTTGTCAAGCCTTTAGTATTGCCGGGTATCAAAGAGGCTTTAAAGATACTAGGGGTACGCTATTTTTTGAGATTGCAAAGATTGCGAAAAAACATAAACCTAAGGTTTTGTTATTAGAAAATGTAAAAAATTTAAAAACCCACGATAATGGAAACACTTTTAAAATTATAAAAACCACTCTTACAAATTTAGGTTATGTGGTATATTATGATATTTTAAACTCTGCCACACACGCAAATATCCCACAAAATAGAGAGCGGATTTTTATCGTAGCCTTTGATACAAAAGAAGTGAAAAATCATAAAGATTTTACTTTTCCACAGCCCATAAAACTTGCTAAAACAATACACTCATGCCTTGATTTGCAAAAACAAGATGATATTTTTTACTATACACCAAAAAGTAAGTATTATGATTGGCTTGTAAGAGATCTTATCAAAAAGGATACGATTTATCAGCTCCGTAGAATTTATGTTAGAGAAAACAAATCAAATCTTTGTCCTACACTTACCGCAAACATGGGAACAGGCGGACATAATGTGCCACTTATTAAAGATGATTTTGGTATCCGCAAACTAACACCTAGAGAATGTTTTAATTTTCAAGGTTATCCGCCCTCTTTTAAATTGCCAGACATTGCAAACTCAAAGCTTTATATGCAAGCTGGAAATTCTATAACTCTACCTTTGGTTACAAGGGTAGTAGAAAATATTTTTAAGGTTTTAGTATGA
- a CDS encoding restriction endonuclease: MSKFFNDKYLESISVMASLSRLFSKNNTPFLHYRVMENLFCSCFNAKNLSRSDTAFDAQIGDLGVGLKTFICQKDSSIEKIAEFNKDSKNLQNISDEDLAFELARLRNDRIELANNIYGIKDSIYHIIARQDNKLLFFESDYDKIDISNIRDIKATKASISFKDSTNEYHFNRSKSVLQRKFHIPKKYFSINIEIIENPFDILLSLKDLILNANKAKKQVAGVDFVILPLYSTKGETKKVPLRSGLNQWNAGGRRRSYGEVYIPIPTFIHKHCPKFFPPRDIPFTLKTPNNEILNVKLCQDNSKALMSNPNTALSNWLLKTALNLQEKEVATYTHMQNLGFDSVIITKDSKDSSAEFSIDIMPLDSYENFIHSFTN; this comes from the coding sequence ATGAGTAAGTTTTTTAATGATAAATATTTAGAATCTATATCGGTTATGGCTAGTCTATCACGACTTTTTAGCAAAAACAATACACCATTTTTGCATTATAGAGTTATGGAGAATCTATTTTGTTCGTGCTTTAATGCTAAGAATCTAAGTCGCTCTGATACTGCATTTGATGCTCAAATTGGTGATTTGGGCGTGGGGTTAAAGACTTTTATTTGCCAAAAAGATTCTAGTATTGAAAAAATTGCCGAGTTTAACAAAGATTCTAAAAATTTGCAAAATATCAGTGATGAAGACTTAGCTTTTGAGTTAGCTAGACTTAGAAATGATAGGATAGAATTAGCTAATAATATTTATGGTATAAAAGATTCTATATATCATATCATCGCTAGACAAGATAATAAATTGCTATTTTTTGAGAGTGATTATGATAAAATTGATATTAGTAATATTAGAGATATTAAGGCTACAAAGGCCAGTATAAGCTTTAAAGATTCTACAAATGAATATCATTTCAATCGCTCTAAATCAGTGCTACAAAGGAAATTTCATATACCTAAAAAATATTTTAGTATAAATATAGAAATTATTGAAAATCCTTTTGATATTTTGCTTAGTCTAAAAGATTTAATCCTTAATGCAAATAAGGCTAAAAAGCAAGTAGCTGGTGTTGATTTTGTGATTTTGCCACTATATAGCACAAAGGGTGAAACAAAGAAAGTGCCTTTAAGAAGCGGACTAAATCAATGGAATGCAGGAGGTAGGCGAAGAAGCTATGGAGAAGTCTATATCCCTATCCCTACTTTTATACACAAGCACTGCCCTAAGTTTTTCCCACCGCGTGATATACCCTTTACGTTAAAAACACCAAATAATGAAATCTTAAATGTGAAACTTTGTCAAGATAATAGCAAGGCTTTAATGAGCAATCCAAATACTGCGTTGTCAAATTGGCTACTAAAAACCGCACTAAATTTACAAGAAAAAGAAGTCGCTACATATACGCACATGCAAAATTTAGGCTTTGATAGTGTGATAATTACGAAAGATTCTAAAGATTCTAGCGCGGAATTTAGCATAGACATTATGCCACTTGATAGTTATGAGAATTTCATACATTCATTTACAAATTAA
- the serA gene encoding phosphoglycerate dehydrogenase: MKKKIIVCDAILDEGVKLLREADDIELIEAAKLPKDELLTKLDNVDVAITRSSTDVDEKFLSHAKKLKALIRAGVGVDNVDINTASKLGVIVMNVPTANTIAAVELTMAHLLCAARSFTNACAHLKQERKWEREKWYGVELMGKTLGVIGFGNIGSRVAIRAKAFGMNILAYDPYVPASKITDLDMKVSSSLDEILVQSDFITIHTPKTKETTAMIGLEELQKMKDGIRLINCARGGLYTEEALCEGLKSGKIAWLGIDVFDKEPATNNPLLDFENVSVTAHLGANTLESQRNIAIQACEQALSATRGISYPNALNLPIKTEDLPPFVAPYIELVSKMAFLAVQMDKTQIKSIKLEAEGDIAQYTKSMLTFAVVGALGRILGEKINYVNAEFVAQEKGIELSSEVLPNSGYNNKLSVKIITNNSNISISGTIFNDNEQRIVGINGFKTDFKPKGKMIIFKNKDIPGVIAKITSLLASKNINIADFRLGRDGFGFALAVVLVDTYIKKEIIEELNKLEVCVFVEYVEL; the protein is encoded by the coding sequence GCGGCTAAGCTTCCTAAAGACGAGCTATTAACCAAGCTTGATAATGTTGATGTGGCGATTACTAGAAGTTCGACTGATGTTGATGAGAAATTTCTAAGTCATGCTAAAAAGCTAAAAGCCCTTATTCGTGCCGGTGTTGGTGTGGATAATGTTGATATCAACACTGCTTCAAAACTTGGCGTTATCGTGATGAATGTCCCAACGGCAAATACTATCGCAGCTGTTGAACTTACCATGGCACACTTACTTTGTGCAGCAAGAAGCTTTACAAATGCCTGTGCTCATCTTAAACAAGAACGAAAATGGGAAAGAGAAAAATGGTATGGTGTTGAACTTATGGGTAAAACCTTGGGTGTGATAGGCTTTGGAAATATAGGCTCAAGAGTAGCTATCAGAGCTAAAGCCTTTGGAATGAACATTTTAGCTTATGATCCTTATGTTCCAGCCTCCAAAATCACGGATTTAGATATGAAAGTAAGCTCAAGCTTAGATGAAATTTTAGTCCAAAGTGATTTTATTACCATTCATACGCCAAAAACTAAAGAAACTACCGCTATGATAGGTTTAGAAGAGCTTCAAAAGATGAAAGATGGCATTCGTTTGATAAACTGCGCAAGAGGTGGCTTATACACTGAAGAAGCTTTGTGCGAGGGCTTAAAAAGTGGTAAAATTGCTTGGCTTGGTATTGATGTATTTGATAAAGAACCAGCCACAAATAACCCACTTTTAGACTTTGAGAATGTTTCCGTTACAGCTCATCTTGGTGCTAATACGCTTGAAAGTCAAAGAAATATCGCTATTCAAGCTTGCGAGCAAGCCCTAAGTGCTACAAGAGGGATTTCTTATCCAAATGCTTTAAATTTACCGATAAAAACCGAGGATTTACCTCCTTTCGTCGCTCCTTATATCGAACTTGTATCCAAAATGGCTTTTTTAGCTGTTCAAATGGATAAAACACAGATAAAAAGTATAAAACTAGAAGCTGAGGGTGATATAGCACAATATACCAAATCCATGCTCACTTTCGCAGTAGTTGGAGCTTTGGGTAGAATTTTAGGCGAAAAAATCAACTATGTTAATGCTGAATTTGTCGCTCAAGAAAAAGGTATAGAGCTTTCAAGTGAAGTTTTACCAAATAGTGGCTACAATAATAAATTAAGCGTAAAAATCATTACAAATAATTCTAATATCAGCATTTCAGGAACTATATTTAATGATAACGAGCAGAGGATAGTGGGCATAAATGGCTTTAAAACAGATTTTAAGCCAAAAGGCAAAATGATTATTTTTAAAAATAAAGATATTCCCGGAGTTATTGCTAAAATTACCTCACTTTTAGCATCTAAAAATATCAATATAGCTGATTTTCGCTTAGGGCGAGATGGTTTTGGTTTTGCTTTAGCTGTCGTTTTGGTTGATACATATATCAAAAAAGAGATCATAGAAGAGCTAAACAAGCTAGAAGTTTGTGTTTTTGTCGAGTATGTCGAACTCTAA
- a CDS encoding sensor histidine kinase, with product MLKTKTIFFLLYCVLILCFLCAFFTISYLQLELLLSKQYEQKIKSLDDVLRFSLLKELDEKSVHELAQYTRADFWIQTRDQILSSLIDLNDIHSIEKGKITSLNSKKIFAQSFMYDDIKYMIIVYPKFSDLNAFWWFLGIIFISFIAFFLFLIFFIERKLNKSFKIILEFLDKIDDKSSIYLPKSLFQEFNILHQKLYKTKEKILKKALKNKKQHNKIALKNAQLKNVISAISHELKNPLSVIDLSIEILKEPNQDENLKQELLDKISRQSKKLDFLTKKLNSVFNPTTLHLQEFDLFELGKKIIKNPGFERVILQGQNTKIKADIFLIEQVIINLLSNALKYSQKEVILHIKDQELCVQDFGKGIALDQIKLITKKFYKIDEKSENSLGIGLFLVKKILSIHKTYLQIQSNAQGSIFGFKFHS from the coding sequence ATGCTAAAAACAAAGACAATTTTCTTCCTTTTGTATTGCGTTCTTATTTTATGCTTTTTATGTGCTTTTTTTACTATAAGCTATTTACAACTTGAGCTTTTACTCAGTAAACAATATGAACAAAAAATCAAAAGCCTTGATGATGTTTTGCGTTTTTCTTTACTTAAAGAACTTGATGAAAAAAGCGTTCATGAACTAGCACAATATACAAGAGCTGATTTTTGGATACAAACTAGAGATCAAATTTTAAGCTCGCTTATCGATCTTAATGACATTCACTCTATTGAAAAGGGTAAGATCACAAGCCTAAATTCAAAAAAAATTTTCGCTCAAAGTTTTATGTATGATGATATAAAATATATGATTATCGTTTATCCTAAATTTAGCGATTTAAACGCATTTTGGTGGTTTTTAGGTATCATTTTCATATCTTTTATAGCCTTTTTTTTATTTCTTATCTTTTTTATAGAAAGAAAGCTTAATAAAAGTTTTAAAATCATTCTTGAATTCCTTGATAAAATCGATGATAAATCCTCAATATATCTTCCAAAATCCTTATTTCAAGAGTTTAATATACTACATCAAAAACTTTACAAAACAAAGGAAAAAATTCTCAAAAAAGCCCTAAAAAATAAAAAACAACATAATAAAATAGCTCTGAAAAATGCTCAACTTAAAAATGTGATTTCAGCTATTTCCCATGAACTTAAAAATCCTCTAAGCGTCATTGATCTAAGTATTGAGATTTTAAAAGAGCCAAATCAAGATGAAAACTTAAAACAAGAACTCCTTGATAAAATTTCAAGACAGAGCAAAAAACTTGATTTTTTAACTAAAAAACTAAATAGCGTATTTAATCCCACAACACTTCATCTACAAGAATTCGATCTTTTTGAACTTGGCAAAAAAATCATCAAAAATCCGGGTTTTGAAAGAGTTATTTTACAGGGGCAAAATACAAAAATCAAAGCTGATATATTTCTTATCGAACAAGTGATCATTAACTTACTTTCAAATGCTTTAAAATATAGCCAAAAAGAAGTTATTTTACATATAAAAGACCAAGAACTTTGCGTTCAAGACTTTGGCAAAGGTATAGCCTTAGATCAAATCAAACTTATCACTAAAAAATTTTATAAGATTGATGAAAAAAGTGAAAATTCTCTAGGTATAGGGCTTTTCTTAGTCAAAAAGATCCTAAGCATACATAAGACTTATTTACAAATTCAAAGCAATGCACAAGGATCTATTTTTGGTTTTAAATTTCATTCATAA
- a CDS encoding MerR family transcriptional regulator yields the protein MTYTIIEVERLTKMPSRTLRFWANKGLFPFLEKDENEVRYFSKKDIEWVHWIQC from the coding sequence ATGACTTATACTATCATCGAGGTTGAAAGGCTTACCAAAATGCCCTCTCGCACACTTCGTTTTTGGGCAAATAAGGGGCTTTTTCCTTTTTTGGAAAAGGACGAAAATGAGGTGAGGTATTTTAGTAAAAAAGATATAGAATGGGTGCATTGGATACAGTGCTAG
- the abc-f gene encoding ribosomal protection-like ABC-F family protein, whose protein sequence is MALIDMLEVSKRFGTKLILDKISFSANEHEKIAIIGKNGAGKSSFLKALLGTLIPDEGRVIKQNNKSIAMLSQNVDFNLNLSVNDAIKQELNEIYSMLQEYEQAQNKLHDDPNNKTLLKQIDELMAFIDSKDAWDLESKIERILKEFKLFEYKNRNISTLSGGEIRRIGLCVLLLKNPDILLLDEPTNHLDVYMSAFLENMLKNSKMCVIFISHDRYFIDEVAQKCVEVEDGKIRVFNGGYTSYLSQKAALLASLAKSHETLLKQLKSEEEWLRRGVKARLKRNEGRKERIFKMREEAKKNPSLINKLKLEISRANKAFNQTQSTNRQKMLFELKNLSKSINSKILFKDFNARILQKERIGIVGKNGCGKSSFLKVLLGQLEADSGSVQRGDVRIGYFDQARALLNTDKTLLEIFCPNGGDRVQVRDKNMHVYGYLKQFLFPKEFLDKPVSVLSGGEKNRVALALLFTKEYDVLVLDEPTNDLDIATINILEEYLLAFEGAILLVSHDRYFIDKIATKLYAFEDGVINIQHIPYTQYLENENELKEFGEYVQKLNDEKSLVAKEKTTKKLSYKENEILQNYPEKIDLLEKQIIKLQQDLSNESIYKEQGITSLYEKLTKAQEELETLEHVYFEVLEKSEG, encoded by the coding sequence ATGGCACTTATAGACATGCTTGAAGTTTCAAAAAGATTTGGTACAAAACTTATATTAGATAAAATAAGCTTTAGTGCAAATGAACATGAAAAAATAGCCATTATAGGAAAAAATGGAGCGGGAAAATCAAGCTTTTTAAAAGCACTTTTGGGAACTTTAATCCCTGATGAGGGTCGAGTTATTAAACAAAATAACAAAAGCATAGCTATGCTTTCTCAAAATGTGGATTTTAATCTCAATCTTAGCGTAAATGATGCGATCAAACAAGAATTAAATGAAATTTATAGCATGCTTCAAGAATACGAACAAGCTCAAAATAAACTTCATGATGATCCAAACAACAAAACCTTACTCAAGCAAATCGATGAGCTTATGGCTTTCATTGATAGTAAAGATGCTTGGGATCTTGAAAGTAAGATTGAACGAATTTTAAAAGAATTTAAACTTTTTGAGTATAAAAATAGAAATATTAGCACCTTAAGCGGTGGAGAAATCCGCAGGATAGGACTTTGCGTGCTTTTGTTAAAAAATCCTGATATTTTACTTTTAGATGAGCCTACAAATCATCTTGATGTTTATATGAGTGCTTTTTTAGAAAATATGCTAAAAAACTCCAAAATGTGCGTGATTTTCATCTCTCATGATAGGTATTTTATCGATGAAGTGGCACAAAAATGCGTCGAGGTTGAGGACGGCAAGATAAGGGTTTTTAACGGCGGTTATACAAGCTATCTTAGCCAAAAAGCAGCTCTTTTAGCCTCCCTTGCAAAAAGTCATGAAACCTTGCTCAAGCAACTTAAAAGCGAGGAAGAATGGCTTAGGCGTGGGGTTAAAGCAAGGCTTAAAAGAAATGAGGGACGAAAAGAGCGGATTTTTAAAATGCGTGAGGAAGCAAAGAAAAATCCCTCTCTTATAAATAAGCTCAAGCTTGAAATTTCAAGGGCAAACAAGGCTTTTAACCAAACCCAAAGCACAAATCGCCAAAAAATGCTTTTTGAGCTTAAAAATTTAAGCAAAAGCATAAATTCAAAAATTCTTTTCAAAGACTTTAACGCAAGGATTTTGCAAAAAGAGCGTATCGGCATAGTGGGTAAAAATGGTTGTGGTAAATCAAGCTTTTTAAAAGTGCTTTTAGGACAACTTGAAGCAGATAGTGGAAGCGTGCAAAGGGGCGATGTTAGGATAGGGTATTTTGATCAAGCAAGAGCCTTGCTAAACACAGATAAAACCTTGCTTGAAATTTTTTGTCCAAATGGTGGGGATAGAGTGCAGGTAAGGGATAAAAATATGCATGTTTATGGGTATTTGAAGCAGTTTTTATTTCCTAAAGAATTTCTTGATAAGCCTGTGAGCGTGCTTAGCGGTGGCGAAAAAAACCGAGTGGCTTTAGCCTTGCTTTTTACTAAAGAATACGATGTTTTGGTGCTTGATGAGCCAACAAATGATCTTGATATAGCAACGATTAACATTTTAGAGGAGTATTTGCTTGCTTTTGAAGGAGCTATCTTGCTTGTGTCTCATGATAGGTATTTTATCGATAAGATCGCTACTAAGCTTTATGCTTTTGAAGATGGAGTGATAAATATCCAACATATCCCTTATACTCAGTATCTTGAAAATGAAAACGAACTTAAAGAATTTGGCGAATATGTGCAAAAGCTTAATGATGAAAAAAGCCTTGTTGCAAAAGAAAAAACCACCAAAAAACTAAGCTATAAAGAAAATGAAATTTTGCAAAACTATCCAGAAAAAATAGATCTTTTAGAAAAACAGATCATAAAACTTCAACAAGATCTAAGCAATGAAAGCATTTATAAAGAACAAGGCATTACAAGTCTTTATGAAAAGCTTACAAAGGCACAAGAAGAACTTGAAACATTAGAACATGTATATTTTGAGGTTTTAGAAAAAAGCGAGGGCTGA